One Gammaproteobacteria bacterium genomic window carries:
- the dcd gene encoding dCTP deaminase, whose protein sequence is MSIKADKWIRRMAAKGMIEPFEAGQVREAKGGKIVSYGTSSYGYDVRCADEFKIFTNINSTIVDPKAFDARSFVDFKGDCCVIPPNSFALARTVEFFRIPRSVLTVCLGKSTYARCGIIVNVTPLEPEWEGHVTLEFSNTTPLPAKIYANEGVAQMLFFESDEVCETSYKDRGGKYQGQQGVTLPKT, encoded by the coding sequence ATGAGCATCAAAGCAGACAAGTGGATACGCCGCATGGCCGCCAAGGGCATGATCGAGCCTTTCGAGGCGGGCCAGGTGCGCGAGGCCAAGGGCGGCAAGATCGTCTCCTACGGCACCTCCAGCTACGGCTACGACGTGCGCTGCGCCGACGAGTTCAAGATCTTCACCAACATCAACAGCACCATCGTCGATCCCAAGGCCTTCGACGCACGCAGCTTCGTGGACTTCAAGGGCGACTGCTGCGTGATCCCGCCCAACTCCTTCGCCCTGGCCCGCACCGTGGAGTTCTTCCGCATCCCGCGCAGCGTGCTCACGGTGTGCCTGGGCAAGTCCACCTATGCCCGCTGCGGCATCATCGTGAACGTCACGCCGCTGGAGCCGGAGTGGGAGGGGCACGTGACGCTGGAGTTCTCCAACACCACGCCGCTGCCCGCCAAGATCTACGCCAACGAGGGCGTGGCCCAGATGCTGTTCTTCGAGTCGGATGAGGTCTGCGAGACCTCTTACAAGGACCGGGGCGGCAAATATCAGGGCCAGCAGGGCGTCACGCTTCCAAAGACCTGA
- a CDS encoding AI-2E family transporter, with protein MTTEGRLWILAGVIAVLALLYTLGPILTPFIISALLAWLGDPVADRLEAWKFPRGLAVTMVFFATFIIIALLVLLIGPMIGHEVTAITTRAPKFYVWYNDIATPWLATHLHVEPSRLRLERLSGVATENFANAGALASNTFTAITHSGKLIFTAVISILLVPVITFYWLRDWDIFKARVASLLPRDHKEAICSIAVECEGVLAAFFRGQLLVMASLAVIYSIGLTAVGLEGGIAVGVIAGLLSFVPYLGISIGVLLGLSSAVLQDGDGWLPLWVLIVFAVGHGMEGFVLTPRLVGGRIGLHPVLVIFTILAGGELFGFVGVLLALPVAAAGTVFVRHAQERYLQSDMYRGDQGDLYRGDGDGGGESG; from the coding sequence ATGACGACCGAAGGCCGCCTCTGGATCCTGGCCGGCGTCATCGCCGTGCTGGCGCTGCTCTACACCCTGGGCCCCATCCTCACGCCGTTCATCATCAGCGCGTTGCTGGCCTGGCTCGGCGACCCGGTGGCCGACCGGCTCGAGGCCTGGAAGTTCCCGCGCGGCCTCGCGGTCACGATGGTGTTCTTCGCCACCTTCATCATCATCGCGCTGCTGGTGCTGCTGATCGGCCCCATGATCGGCCACGAGGTCACCGCCATCACCACCCGGGCGCCGAAGTTCTATGTCTGGTACAACGACATCGCCACCCCCTGGCTCGCCACGCACCTGCATGTGGAGCCCTCGCGCCTGCGCCTGGAGCGCCTCTCTGGGGTCGCCACCGAGAACTTCGCCAACGCCGGCGCGCTCGCCAGCAACACCTTCACCGCCATCACCCATTCCGGCAAGCTCATCTTCACCGCCGTCATCAGCATCCTGCTGGTGCCGGTGATCACCTTCTACTGGCTGCGCGACTGGGACATCTTCAAGGCGCGGGTGGCGAGCCTCCTGCCGCGCGACCACAAGGAAGCCATCTGCAGCATCGCCGTGGAGTGCGAGGGCGTGCTGGCGGCGTTCTTCCGCGGCCAGCTGCTGGTCATGGCCTCGCTCGCGGTCATCTACAGCATCGGCCTCACCGCGGTGGGGCTGGAGGGCGGCATCGCGGTGGGCGTGATCGCGGGCCTCCTGAGCTTCGTACCCTATCTCGGCATCAGCATCGGCGTGCTGCTCGGCCTGTCCTCGGCGGTGCTTCAGGACGGCGACGGCTGGCTGCCCCTGTGGGTGCTGATCGTGTTCGCCGTGGGCCATGGCATGGAAGGCTTCGTGCTCACGCCGCGCCTGGTGGGCGGCCGCATCGGCCTGCACCCGGTGCTGGTGATCTTCACCATCCTCGCAGGCGGCGAGCTGTTCGGCTTCGTGGGCGTGCTGCTGGCGCTGCCGGTGGCGGCCGCCGGCACCGTGTTCGTGCGCCACGCCCAGGAGCGCTACCTGCAGAGTGACATGTACCGCGGCGACCAGGGCGATCTCTATCGCGGTGATGGCGACGGCGGCGGCGAGTCCGGATGA
- a CDS encoding DUF2066 domain-containing protein, with protein sequence MNNPVRVLACFFAAALWLAATPARAALVGGLYEARVPVTDQSTSQRNAALQQAFDAVLVKVTGNRAAVSSLAAGLGSPNQYIQQYRYEQVPADPAVPGSLPGLVLWAKFDAGVIAKALQAAHAPLWGAERPRTLVWLALPDAPGGRILTAGDGGPLLQALLTAAEQRGIVLVFPQMDGPDRAAVGVPDVVGFNADRLAQASARYRADALLVGSLGSAGGGQYLGRWQLMPADHPETWDTPPGDEAVVAVDGVQTAADRFAVRYAIVPNAQDQDGVALEVDGVTSLDAYAKVLAYLDTLTPVRAVHVQRVAQGSVFYSVDIHGSVPNLQSALALGGMLAAAPAPAPAAATGMAPAPAAALRYSYVP encoded by the coding sequence GTGAACAACCCGGTCCGCGTCCTCGCTTGCTTCTTCGCCGCCGCGCTCTGGCTCGCGGCCACGCCCGCGCGCGCCGCGCTGGTGGGCGGTCTCTACGAGGCGCGCGTGCCGGTGACGGACCAATCCACGTCGCAGCGCAACGCCGCGCTGCAGCAGGCCTTCGACGCGGTGCTGGTGAAGGTCACCGGCAACCGTGCCGCCGTGAGCTCCCTCGCCGCGGGCCTCGGCAGTCCCAACCAGTACATCCAGCAGTACCGCTACGAGCAGGTGCCGGCGGACCCCGCGGTGCCGGGCTCGCTCCCCGGCCTCGTGCTGTGGGCCAAGTTCGACGCCGGCGTGATCGCCAAGGCGCTGCAGGCGGCCCACGCGCCGCTGTGGGGCGCCGAGCGTCCGCGCACGCTGGTCTGGCTGGCGCTGCCGGACGCACCCGGCGGCCGCATCCTCACCGCGGGCGACGGCGGCCCGCTGCTGCAGGCGCTCCTCACCGCCGCCGAGCAGCGCGGCATCGTGCTGGTGTTCCCGCAGATGGACGGCCCCGACCGCGCTGCCGTCGGCGTGCCGGACGTGGTGGGCTTCAATGCCGATCGCCTCGCACAAGCCTCCGCCCGCTACCGCGCCGACGCGCTGCTGGTAGGGAGCCTGGGCTCCGCCGGCGGCGGCCAGTACCTCGGCCGTTGGCAGCTCATGCCGGCGGACCATCCCGAGACCTGGGATACGCCGCCCGGCGACGAGGCGGTGGTGGCGGTCGACGGCGTGCAGACCGCGGCTGACCGCTTCGCGGTGCGCTATGCCATCGTGCCCAACGCCCAGGACCAGGACGGCGTGGCGCTGGAGGTGGACGGCGTGACCAGCCTCGACGCCTACGCCAAGGTGCTCGCCTACCTCGACACTTTGACGCCGGTGCGCGCGGTGCATGTGCAGCGCGTGGCCCAGGGCAGCGTCTTCTACAGCGTGGACATCCACGGCAGCGTGCCCAACCTGCAGTCCGCGCTGGCGCTGGGCGGCATGCTCGCCGCAGCCCCGGCACCCGCGCCGGCGGCCGCCACCGGTATGGCGCCGGCACCCGCCGCCGCGCTGCGCTACAGCTACGTGCCATGA
- the nth gene encoding endonuclease III yields MTPAKRRKIFERLKSANPKPTTELRYSTPYELLVAVSLSAQATDKSVNLATAKLFPAASTPAAILALGENGLKDYIKTIGLYNTKAKNVVAAARLLLEKHGGEVPRTREELEALPGVGRKTANVVLNTAFGEATIAVDTHIFRVANRTGLAPGKNERQVEDRLTETTPDEFKQDAHHWLILHGRYVCVARKPKCPECVIKDLCEYQHKTKPELKVPLKLGKPVKKKSRKMVRKP; encoded by the coding sequence ATGACCCCAGCGAAGCGCCGGAAGATCTTCGAGCGGCTGAAGTCGGCCAATCCCAAGCCCACGACAGAACTGCGCTACTCCACGCCCTATGAACTCCTGGTAGCGGTGTCGCTCTCGGCTCAGGCCACGGACAAGAGCGTGAACCTCGCCACCGCGAAGCTCTTCCCCGCCGCGAGCACGCCCGCGGCGATCCTGGCCCTTGGGGAGAACGGCCTCAAGGACTACATCAAGACCATTGGCCTCTACAACACCAAGGCCAAGAACGTGGTCGCCGCCGCGCGCCTGCTGCTGGAGAAGCACGGCGGCGAGGTGCCGCGCACCCGCGAGGAGCTGGAGGCGCTGCCCGGCGTGGGCCGCAAGACCGCGAACGTGGTGCTGAACACCGCCTTCGGCGAAGCCACCATCGCGGTGGACACCCACATCTTCCGGGTCGCGAACCGCACCGGTCTCGCCCCCGGCAAGAACGAGCGGCAGGTGGAGGACCGGCTCACCGAGACCACGCCGGACGAGTTCAAGCAGGATGCGCACCACTGGCTGATCCTGCACGGGCGCTACGTGTGCGTGGCGCGCAAGCCCAAGTGCCCGGAGTGCGTGATCAAGGACCTCTGCGAATACCAGCACAAGACCAAGCCGGAGTTGAAGGTCCCGCTCAAGCTCGGCAAGCCCGTGAAGAAGAAAAGCAGGAAGATGGTGCGCAAGCCATGA
- the purN gene encoding phosphoribosylglycinamide formyltransferase, which produces MPAPPAPITLPVVVLASGHGSNLQAILDQSSRFGYEVRAVLSDRAGATALERARTAGVAAETVPAKGYPDRPTYDAALAERIDHHSPGLLVLAGFMRILTPAFVQRYQGRMLNIHPSLLPKYRGLDTHRRALAAGETSHGCSVHFVTEELDAGAVVAQAPVPVRKDDDEATLRVRVQAREHVIYPEVIGWYASGRLRLAGGHVMFDGAPLSVPKIFSWQEQQ; this is translated from the coding sequence ATGCCGGCGCCGCCGGCACCTATCACTCTGCCGGTGGTGGTGCTGGCCTCGGGCCACGGCAGCAACCTCCAGGCGATCCTCGACCAGTCCAGCCGGTTCGGCTATGAAGTGCGCGCGGTCCTGAGCGACCGCGCCGGCGCCACCGCGCTCGAACGGGCCCGCACCGCCGGCGTGGCGGCGGAGACGGTGCCGGCGAAGGGATACCCGGACCGCCCCACCTACGATGCCGCGCTGGCGGAACGCATAGACCACCATTCTCCAGGCCTCCTGGTGCTGGCCGGGTTCATGCGCATCCTGACTCCCGCCTTCGTGCAGCGCTACCAGGGCCGGATGCTCAACATCCATCCCTCCCTGCTGCCCAAGTACCGGGGCCTCGACACCCATCGCCGGGCGCTGGCGGCGGGAGAAACGTCGCATGGCTGCAGCGTGCACTTCGTCACAGAAGAGCTGGACGCCGGGGCGGTGGTGGCCCAGGCGCCGGTGCCGGTCAGGAAAGATGACGACGAGGCGACATTGCGTGTACGCGTCCAGGCCCGGGAGCACGTTATATACCCCGAGGTGATCGGCTGGTACGCCAGCGGGCGGCTGCGGCTCGCCGGCGGACATGTCATGTTTGACGGTGCGCCTCTCAGCGTGCCAAAGATATTCTCCTGGCAGGAACAGCAATAG
- a CDS encoding DUF3108 domain-containing protein — protein sequence MNKLSVTAFLAMGLIAAGAARADENVLTPFHADYSLQRNSLGLGTSSFSLGRDGDGYLYKSAAHASGLASLFSSSTITQESRFTLVDGRPRPASYRYEDSGKSQDAETIRFDWDKRNATTEENGQQKAKPLTPNTSDVQLIQLMLASDVAAGRAEDGYRLLDHGQITAYTAKPLPDAPLKAAGKTYSTKVVQLNNAERGRTITVWLAPELHYLPVQIQQAQTGKATITLTLQKATFDAGSLSAGN from the coding sequence ATGAACAAGCTTTCCGTGACGGCATTTCTGGCGATGGGACTGATCGCGGCGGGCGCCGCGCGCGCCGATGAGAACGTGCTGACGCCGTTCCACGCCGATTACTCGCTGCAACGCAACAGCCTGGGGCTCGGCACGTCCAGCTTCAGCCTGGGCCGCGACGGCGACGGCTACCTCTACAAGTCCGCCGCCCACGCCAGCGGACTCGCCTCGCTGTTCTCGAGCTCGACCATCACCCAGGAGAGCCGCTTCACGCTGGTGGACGGCCGGCCGCGCCCCGCCTCCTACCGCTACGAGGACAGCGGCAAATCCCAGGATGCCGAAACCATCCGCTTCGACTGGGACAAGCGCAACGCCACCACCGAGGAAAACGGCCAGCAGAAAGCCAAGCCCCTGACGCCGAACACCAGCGACGTGCAGCTCATCCAGCTCATGTTGGCCTCGGACGTGGCCGCGGGCCGCGCCGAGGACGGCTACCGGCTGCTGGACCACGGGCAGATCACGGCCTATACGGCGAAGCCGCTGCCGGACGCGCCCCTGAAGGCGGCCGGAAAGACCTATTCGACCAAGGTGGTTCAGCTGAACAACGCCGAACGGGGCCGCACCATCACCGTGTGGCTGGCGCCGGAGCTGCACTACCTGCCTGTCCAGATCCAGCAGGCCCAGACCGGCAAGGCCACCATCACGCTCACGCTGCAGAAGGCGACGTTCGACGCCGGATCCCTTTCCGCCGGAAACTGA
- a CDS encoding RnfABCDGE type electron transport complex subunit B, with protein sequence MNALAEKIDSFLPQTQCTRCGYPDCRSYAEAIARDETDIDRCPPGGEATLAALAGLLHRPPKPLAAEVGTFAPGTVAVIEEPLCIGCTKCIQACPVDAITGAAKQMHAVIEALCTGCGLCLPPCPVDCIRLGPVQGMTEGLEGWQFPMAGRERADALRERYLAYKRRQTERKAAKDAPADVPPDTKAHRQAEIAAAVARVRARRGQKP encoded by the coding sequence ATGAACGCATTGGCAGAAAAAATCGATTCGTTTTTACCTCAGACGCAATGCACGCGCTGTGGATATCCAGACTGCCGTTCATATGCGGAAGCGATTGCGCGGGATGAGACCGACATCGACCGCTGCCCGCCCGGCGGCGAGGCGACCCTCGCCGCGCTCGCGGGACTGCTGCATCGACCTCCGAAACCCCTCGCAGCGGAAGTGGGCACGTTCGCGCCCGGCACCGTCGCGGTCATCGAAGAACCCCTCTGCATCGGCTGCACCAAATGCATCCAAGCCTGTCCGGTGGATGCCATCACCGGCGCAGCGAAACAGATGCACGCGGTGATCGAGGCGCTCTGTACCGGCTGCGGGCTGTGCCTGCCGCCCTGCCCCGTAGATTGCATCCGGCTCGGACCCGTGCAGGGCATGACGGAAGGCCTGGAAGGCTGGCAGTTCCCCATGGCGGGCCGGGAGCGGGCCGATGCGCTGCGGGAACGCTACCTCGCCTATAAGAGGCGCCAAACCGAGCGGAAGGCCGCGAAGGATGCGCCGGCGGATGTGCCGCCGGACACAAAAGCCCATCGCCAGGCGGAGATCGCCGCAGCGGTGGCACGGGTGCGGGCCCGCCGGGGACAGAAGCCATGA
- the apbC gene encoding iron-sulfur cluster carrier protein ApbC, with the protein MSTLTRDRVEAALKGWTEPHLGTDLVTAGALRAVEGGRIELELGFPLGAYRDELATKAAELLKAAGLDAEVKVSQTILSHAVQRNLTPLKDVKNVIAVASGKGGVGKSTVAVNLALALAADGAAVGMLDADIYGPSQPRMLGLSGRPTSKDGKHIEPLIGHGVRCMSIGFLIDAEQPMVWRGPMVTQALVQLIRDTLWGELDYLIVDMPPGTGDIQLTLSQHVPVSGAVIVTTPQEIALLDARKGLKMFQKVEVSILGVVENMSTHVCTNCGHEEHIFGSGGGESLAAQYQVPFLGSLPLDLSIREQADAGNPTVAAEPRGTIATRYREIARRTAAQLALAGKDYAGAFPKIVIED; encoded by the coding sequence ATGAGCACCCTCACCCGGGACCGCGTCGAAGCGGCCCTCAAAGGCTGGACCGAACCCCACTTGGGCACGGATCTCGTGACCGCCGGCGCCTTGCGCGCCGTCGAAGGCGGCCGGATCGAGCTGGAGCTGGGCTTCCCACTGGGAGCCTATCGGGATGAGCTCGCCACGAAGGCGGCCGAGCTGCTCAAGGCCGCCGGCTTGGACGCCGAGGTGAAGGTCAGCCAGACCATCCTTTCCCATGCCGTGCAGCGCAACCTCACCCCGCTCAAGGATGTGAAGAACGTCATCGCCGTGGCCTCGGGCAAGGGCGGTGTCGGCAAGTCCACCGTGGCGGTGAACCTGGCCCTGGCGCTCGCGGCGGACGGCGCCGCGGTGGGCATGCTGGACGCGGACATCTACGGCCCCAGCCAGCCGCGCATGCTCGGCCTCTCCGGACGTCCCACCAGCAAGGACGGCAAGCACATCGAGCCGCTCATCGGCCATGGCGTGAGATGCATGTCCATCGGCTTCCTGATCGATGCAGAGCAGCCTATGGTCTGGCGCGGCCCCATGGTCACCCAGGCGCTGGTGCAGCTCATCCGCGACACCCTGTGGGGTGAGCTCGACTACCTCATCGTGGACATGCCTCCGGGCACCGGCGACATCCAGCTCACCCTCTCCCAGCACGTACCGGTCTCCGGCGCCGTCATCGTCACCACGCCCCAGGAGATCGCGCTGCTGGACGCCCGCAAGGGCCTCAAGATGTTCCAGAAGGTGGAGGTGAGCATCCTCGGCGTGGTGGAGAACATGAGCACCCACGTGTGCACGAACTGCGGCCACGAGGAGCACATCTTCGGCAGCGGCGGAGGCGAGAGCCTCGCGGCCCAGTACCAGGTGCCGTTCCTGGGCAGCCTGCCGCTGGACCTCTCCATCCGCGAGCAGGCGGACGCCGGCAACCCCACCGTGGCGGCCGAGCCCCGGGGTACAATCGCCACCCGCTACCGGGAGATAGCGCGCCGCACCGCGGCCCAGTTGGCCCTCGCGGGGAAGGACTATGCCGGGGCTTTCCCCAAGATCGTCATCGAAGACTGA
- the hda gene encoding DnaA regulatory inactivator Hda, producing the protein MSGPVLEGQLPLPMMLDGGSDFDGIFAGPNAAAIQALRDAALKPGTPVLFLHGAGGTGKTHLLQAAFRAALAAERSAIYLPMDQAVLLDPSAVEGFERYAFVCVDDVQRIAAVEPWQRALLTLIDGIKQRGGTFVASARSTPSAIKRLLPDLVSRLSWGPVYHLEPLSDEDKIAALQQRAQRRGFELPEDTAVFLLNRLQRDMSTLCATLDALDTASLVAQRKVTVPFVKGFIEKKR; encoded by the coding sequence ATGAGCGGACCGGTGCTGGAGGGGCAGCTGCCGCTGCCCATGATGCTGGACGGCGGCTCTGACTTCGACGGCATCTTCGCCGGCCCCAACGCCGCGGCCATCCAGGCCCTGCGGGATGCCGCGCTCAAGCCCGGCACGCCCGTGCTTTTCCTGCACGGCGCCGGCGGCACCGGCAAGACCCACCTGCTGCAGGCCGCGTTCCGCGCCGCGCTCGCTGCCGAGCGGAGCGCCATCTACCTGCCCATGGACCAGGCGGTGCTGCTGGACCCTTCCGCGGTGGAAGGCTTCGAGCGCTACGCCTTCGTCTGCGTGGACGACGTGCAGCGCATCGCGGCGGTCGAGCCCTGGCAGCGGGCCTTGCTGACGCTCATCGACGGCATCAAGCAGAGGGGCGGGACCTTCGTCGCCAGCGCCCGCAGCACGCCTTCCGCCATCAAGCGCCTGCTACCGGACCTGGTGTCGCGCCTGTCCTGGGGTCCCGTCTATCACCTTGAACCGTTGTCGGACGAGGACAAGATCGCCGCGCTGCAGCAGCGCGCGCAGCGCCGCGGCTTCGAGTTGCCGGAAGACACCGCGGTGTTCCTGCTCAATCGCCTGCAGCGGGACATGAGCACCCTCTGCGCTACGCTGGACGCGCTCGACACTGCCTCGCTGGTCGCCCAGCGCAAGGTCACGGTCCCGTTCGTCAAGGGGTTTATCGAGAAGAAGCGCTGA
- the metG gene encoding methionine--tRNA ligase — translation MPQKPRDILVTYALTYANGPLHLGHMVGNIQTDIWVRYQNMAGNRCLFVSADDAHGTPIMLKAREQGITPEQLIAGVGVDHQRDFKDFHVRFENYHSTHSDENRELSTLIYKNLRDAKPSHIDVRTIQQMYDEQAKMFLPDRFIKGECPRCGTADQYGDSCENCGATYSPSDLKNPVSVISGTRPVPRESQHYFFKLGDFEKLLRDWTRAPGHLHEAVTRKLDEWFAAGLQDWDISRDAPYFGFEIPDAPGKYFYVWLDAPIGYMASFKNLCGKRKDLKFDDFWGKDSRAEVYHFIGKDIIYFHSLFWPAMLAGAGFRTPSAVYAHGFLTVNGQKMSKSRGTFIKARTYLDAGLDPEYLRYYFAAKLGPGIDDIDLNLDDFLQRVNSDLVGKLVNIASRCAGFIETHYQGKLSKTLTDDELLKKAVAAKDSIASAYQNREYSRAIREVMEIADRVNEYIDAKKPWSLAKQQPVPAEVQQICSLGINLFRVMMVYLKPVLPELAVKTEAFLGVAPLTWEDAGQPLLDHKINAFKPMMARVEKARIDSMVESSKEDLGKNNSKASNMDPIAAEISYDDFAKIDLRIARIAKAEHVEGADKLLRLTLDLGDGTRNVFAGIKSAYAPEQLEGKLTVMVANLAPRKMKFGMSEGMVLAAGPGGKDLWILEPHSGAQPGMRVK, via the coding sequence ATGCCGCAGAAACCGCGCGACATCCTGGTCACCTACGCCCTCACCTACGCCAACGGCCCGCTGCACCTGGGGCATATGGTGGGCAACATCCAGACGGACATCTGGGTGCGTTACCAGAACATGGCCGGCAACCGCTGCCTGTTCGTCTCGGCGGACGACGCGCACGGCACCCCCATCATGCTCAAGGCGCGCGAGCAGGGCATCACGCCCGAGCAGCTCATCGCCGGCGTGGGCGTGGACCACCAGCGGGACTTCAAGGACTTCCACGTCCGCTTCGAGAACTACCACAGCACCCATTCGGACGAGAACCGGGAGCTGTCGACGCTCATCTACAAGAACCTGCGGGATGCCAAGCCCAGCCACATCGACGTGCGCACCATCCAGCAGATGTACGACGAGCAGGCCAAGATGTTCCTGCCGGACCGCTTCATCAAGGGCGAGTGCCCGCGCTGCGGCACGGCGGACCAGTACGGCGATTCCTGCGAGAACTGCGGCGCCACCTACTCGCCCTCCGACCTCAAGAACCCGGTGTCGGTCATCTCGGGCACCCGGCCGGTGCCGCGCGAGTCGCAGCACTACTTCTTCAAGCTCGGCGACTTCGAGAAGCTGCTGCGGGACTGGACCCGCGCCCCCGGCCACCTGCACGAGGCGGTGACCCGCAAGCTGGACGAGTGGTTCGCCGCCGGGCTGCAGGACTGGGACATCTCCCGCGACGCGCCCTACTTCGGCTTCGAGATCCCGGATGCGCCGGGCAAGTACTTCTACGTGTGGCTGGACGCGCCCATCGGCTACATGGCGAGCTTCAAGAACCTCTGCGGCAAGCGCAAGGACCTGAAGTTCGACGACTTCTGGGGCAAGGACAGCCGGGCCGAGGTGTACCACTTCATCGGCAAGGACATCATCTACTTCCACTCGCTGTTCTGGCCGGCGATGCTGGCCGGCGCCGGCTTCCGCACGCCGTCGGCGGTCTACGCCCACGGCTTCCTGACGGTGAACGGGCAGAAGATGTCCAAGTCCCGCGGCACCTTCATCAAGGCGCGCACCTACCTGGACGCGGGCCTCGATCCCGAGTACCTGCGCTACTACTTCGCCGCCAAGCTCGGACCGGGCATCGACGACATCGACCTGAACCTGGACGACTTCCTGCAGCGCGTGAACTCGGACCTGGTGGGCAAGCTCGTGAACATCGCGAGCCGCTGCGCCGGTTTCATAGAGACCCACTACCAGGGCAAGCTGTCGAAGACGCTCACGGACGACGAGCTGCTGAAGAAGGCCGTGGCCGCCAAGGACAGCATCGCCTCCGCCTATCAGAACAGGGAGTATTCCCGCGCCATCCGCGAGGTGATGGAGATCGCCGACCGGGTGAACGAGTACATCGACGCGAAGAAGCCCTGGTCGCTGGCCAAGCAGCAGCCGGTGCCGGCCGAGGTGCAGCAGATCTGCAGCCTCGGCATCAACCTGTTTCGGGTGATGATGGTCTACCTGAAGCCCGTGCTGCCCGAGCTCGCGGTGAAGACCGAGGCCTTCCTCGGCGTGGCGCCCCTGACCTGGGAGGACGCCGGACAGCCGCTGCTGGACCACAAGATCAACGCCTTCAAGCCGATGATGGCGCGGGTGGAGAAGGCCCGCATCGATTCCATGGTGGAGTCCTCGAAGGAGGACCTCGGCAAGAACAACAGCAAGGCATCCAACATGGACCCCATCGCCGCCGAGATCAGCTACGACGACTTCGCCAAGATCGACCTGCGCATCGCGCGCATCGCCAAGGCCGAGCACGTGGAGGGCGCGGACAAGCTGCTGCGCCTGACCCTGGACCTGGGAGACGGCACCCGCAACGTATTCGCCGGCATCAAGAGCGCCTACGCGCCGGAGCAGCTCGAGGGCAAGCTCACGGTCATGGTGGCCAACCTGGCACCGCGCAAGATGAAGTTCGGCATGTCGGAGGGCATGGTGCTGGCGGCCGGCCCGGGCGGCAAGGACCTTTGGATCCTCGAACCGCACAGTGGTGCCCAACCCGGCATGCGCGTGAAGTAA
- the purM gene encoding phosphoribosylformylglycinamidine cyclo-ligase: MTAKKPLTYRDAGVDIDAGDELVERIKPAAKRTQRPEVLGGLGGFGALVELPAKYKQPVLVSGTDGVGTKLKLAIDSGRHGTIGQDLVGMCVNDVVVQGAEPLFFLDYYATGKLDVETAADVINGIAKGCELAGCALVGGETAELPGMYQGEDYDLAGFAVGVVEKAKIIDGMKVKDGDALIGLASSGPHSNGYSLIRKVLAVSGASFEQRIDGRSLIDRLMEPTRIYVKPLLKLLDEVPVHAFAHITGGGLTENIPRVLPEGLGVEIDAKSWPRPALFDWLMQEGNIALPEMHRTFNMGLGMVAVVDAADADRTLAALKAAGEEAWRIGRVARGTDGVVIR, from the coding sequence ATGACCGCGAAAAAACCCCTCACCTACCGTGATGCCGGCGTGGACATCGACGCGGGCGACGAGCTGGTGGAACGCATCAAGCCCGCCGCCAAGCGCACCCAGCGCCCCGAGGTGCTCGGGGGCCTGGGCGGATTCGGCGCCCTGGTGGAGCTCCCCGCCAAGTACAAGCAGCCGGTGCTGGTCTCGGGCACCGACGGCGTCGGCACCAAGCTCAAGCTCGCCATCGATAGCGGCCGCCACGGCACCATCGGCCAGGATCTGGTCGGCATGTGCGTGAACGACGTGGTGGTGCAAGGCGCGGAGCCCCTGTTCTTCCTCGACTACTACGCCACCGGCAAGCTCGACGTGGAGACCGCCGCCGACGTCATCAACGGCATCGCCAAAGGCTGCGAGCTCGCGGGCTGCGCGCTGGTGGGCGGCGAGACGGCGGAGCTGCCCGGCATGTACCAGGGCGAGGACTACGACCTCGCCGGCTTCGCCGTGGGCGTGGTGGAGAAGGCGAAGATCATCGACGGCATGAAGGTCAAGGACGGCGACGCGCTCATCGGTCTCGCCTCGTCCGGGCCCCACTCCAACGGCTACTCGCTGATCCGCAAGGTGCTGGCGGTGTCCGGCGCGAGCTTCGAGCAGCGGATCGACGGCCGCTCGCTCATCGACCGGCTCATGGAGCCGACCCGCATCTACGTGAAGCCCCTGCTCAAGCTGCTGGACGAGGTGCCGGTGCACGCCTTCGCCCACATCACCGGCGGCGGACTCACCGAGAACATCCCGCGCGTGCTGCCTGAGGGCCTGGGCGTCGAGATAGACGCGAAGAGCTGGCCGCGGCCGGCGCTGTTCGATTGGCTCATGCAGGAAGGCAACATCGCGCTGCCGGAGATGCACCGCACCTTCAACATGGGCCTGGGTATGGTGGCGGTGGTGGACGCGGCCGACGCGGACCGCACCCTGGCCGCGCTCAAGGCCGCCGGCGAGGAAGCCTGGCGCATCGGCCGCGTGGCCCGCGGCACCGACGGCGTCGTCATCCGCTGA